ATCATTGCTTTAATTTTCATAGTTTATCTCTAATGGCTATCTAATCAGGATTTTAGCCCATCCGTTAACTCCTCACCCAGCAAACTACTGCTGTAGAAACCCGGTTTCTGCCATAACCTTTGCCTCCTTATCTAAATCTTGCCAAGAAACCCCGCTTCTTGCCTCCTGCCAACGGACTCAGAAACCGGGTTTCTATGACAACCGGGCAATTAGGGCCGGTTGCGGCTTTGACTGGGAGAAGGCTTTACCGAATCGCCCCGAGGGATTTACAATTGTAGTGCCACAAGAACAGCGGAAGCATCGGTGATTCCGATTTCTGGGAGTGGCCGGGACAATTCCGGCAGTGAATCCATAAATGGGCTGTCTCTCCCCGCCATCAAACCTGCAATCCCATCATTCTCTAGGAGGAGTGTCAATGTCTACAAAGATAACGGAAATTCTCGGCCCGGATGGTGAAAAAATCTACATTCAGTATGAGAATGTTTCTAAGAACGGAGTTCAAGCGGTCGGTATTATTGATGATATTGATGATATTAAAGAACGAACGGACAAGTTTATAAAGGCGATGATGAGTACAGTTGGGGGTTATTCGCAGATTGTACTTGATGCGGTTAAACAAGGCATGAGTCACTCGGAACCGAGTAAGGTTACGTTGGAATTTGGGGTGCAGGTGGGCGGGGAAACGGGAATCCCCTTTGTAACGACGGGATCGGCCCAAGCTAATGTCAAAGTTACCGTTGAGTGGGCACTCAACGGGAGCAAAACACCGTAAACCTGAGTGGGAGGGATGGAGATGAACGGGTGTGGAATTGATGAAATTCGCTCATCGATGGTGAAAATCTTCGATGAGGAAAAACAGAGTCTTAAGGGGTCCGGATTTATGATTCGGGCTGATGGCTATTTCATCACCTGTCACCATGTTATCTATCGTTTAAACACTCTAGAAGTCGAATATCAGGACAAGAGATATCCGGCGCAGTGGTGTGGGGAATTGTCGAATCCGGAGGTCGATATTGCCATTCTCAAAATCGAGGTGGAAAATGCCCAAGCGGTAAGGGTCATTAATCCGGCTAATTTATCAACTGGGGTGATGGTTTATGGATTTCCCAGAGATCCACAGCGAAACTTTCCAGACGGGTTTGATGTTTCCGCCTCGGATATCCGGCAGAGTGCGCCGTTGAATATAGTATCTACCTATCCCAAGCACCAGCCGGATGGTAACAATCCTTGGAATGTTCTCCCTCAAGCAAAATCGAGTTTTTTATCCTATCGACTGAATGCCAAAGTAGAGGCGGGAACCAGTGGTGGGCCGGTTTTTTCTCCGGAATTGGGCGGCGTGGTGGGGGTGATTCAGGGCAGTGATGAAAACGATGAAAGCGATGATAGTTATGTGATTCGCTGGGATAATCTGACGGCCCAATTAGCGGCCCTGGGATTAGAACCGCGTCAGAATGCTATTTGTCGGTTTCTGGAGGCGATCGAAACTCAATTCCAGGAGCTGCGGATGTTTCACACCCAGGAAAAGATTGTTTTAAAAGACCAATATATCCCGATTGAGGTCACCCTGGAACGACGCGATCTCCACCAGGTGGAAACGACTTGGGGATATGCGGAATCTGAGGAGGAACAGAAACGCGCCTATGGTCTCAAAGGCATGGAGGAAGAATCGCGACGAGTGCAAGTGCCTTGGGAAGAGGCGAAAACGAAACATCAAGAGGCGAAAACGAAACCTCTGAGGATTATAGTTTTAGCCGATCCGGGGATGGGAAAATCAACGCTATTAAAAATGGAAGCATTCTCCCAAGCGCGACAGGAACGGCAGAAACTCCGGGAACACCAGTCGATTGATCGGGTGGTGTTTCCCCTATTTTTGTGCTTGTCGAAATTGCAGGACATTGATGCAGAAATAATTGAGGCGATTCCCCAGTTAATTCAGCAAGACTATCCCAAAAAACGCTGGCAAGAGATTGAAACCTTTTTGCGGAAAAAATTGGAGTTGGGTCAGTGTTTGTTGCTGTTAGATGCCTTGGATGAAGTGCCAATAAAGGCTCGCAATTGCTTAGGGGAGAAGTTAGGCCGCCTTGCTCGGAACTATCCCGGCCCCCTAATTGTCACTTCCCGGATTGT
This genomic stretch from Laspinema palackyanum D2c harbors:
- a CDS encoding CU044_2847 family protein gives rise to the protein MSTKITEILGPDGEKIYIQYENVSKNGVQAVGIIDDIDDIKERTDKFIKAMMSTVGGYSQIVLDAVKQGMSHSEPSKVTLEFGVQVGGETGIPFVTTGSAQANVKVTVEWALNGSKTP